Proteins encoded together in one Tripterygium wilfordii isolate XIE 37 chromosome 14, ASM1340144v1, whole genome shotgun sequence window:
- the LOC120014156 gene encoding probable leucine-rich repeat receptor-like protein kinase At1g35710 — protein MGVGGPIPFFIFNMSSLTTIYLEGNDLFGSLPKDTCQHLPLLNLGQNKLIGGIPKSVGNGTLLKGSYLAPNYLKGNPLNDILPSYIGDFSTALEDVVLEHCELEGGIPIKLFPTTLWSLTYILEIYLNLNSFIVSLSSEIRSLKVLTRIGLSGTQLSGNMPSSIGGLQDLRYLSLVENDLIWGSPIPESLGSMTSLVTLNLSSNNLSGVIPKSVEELSCLSSFNVSFSKL, from the exons ATGGGAGTTGGAGGTCCAATTCCATTTTTCATCTTCAACATGTCCTCTCTTACAACAATCTATCTAGAAGGCAATGACTTATTTGGGAGTCTTCCCAAGGATACATGTCAACATCTTCCTCTACTTAATCTTGGTCAAAATAAGCTCATAGGAGGGATACCCAAAAGTGTCGGAAATGGTACTCTACTTAAGGGGTCGTATCTTGCCCCAAATTACTTGAAAG GCAATCCATTGAATGATATTCTTCCAAGTTATATTGGCGATTTCTCTACAGCACTTGAAGATGTTGTTCTAGAACATTGCGAACTTGAAGGAGGCATTCCCATCAAATTG TTTCCAACAACCTTGTGGAGCCTTACTTATATCTTGGAGATCTACCTAAATTTAAACTCTTTTATTGTCTCCCTTTCTTCAGAAATTAGAAGTTTGAAGGTCCTTACCAGAATTGGTTTGTCAGGGACTCAACTATCTGGTAATATGCCCAGTAGCATTGGAGGACTACAAGATCTCCGTTATCTCTCACTTGTAGAAAATGATTTAATTTGGGGCAGTCCGATTCCAGAATCACTTGGGAGCATGACTAGCTTGGTTACTTTGAATCTCTCTAGCAATAACCTCTCTGGAGTGATTCCAAAGTCGGTGGAGGAACTTTCATGTCTCAGCTCTTTC